A stretch of the Aphis gossypii isolate Hap1 chromosome 2, ASM2018417v2, whole genome shotgun sequence genome encodes the following:
- the LOC114130224 gene encoding uncharacterized protein LOC114130224 isoform X1: protein MEVIPLIRNSATGSEASKGDNGIKRHVQEWSRLDRLTGILEHARVEADQWTNHTANTKHKYGKVVDRRARNLADGSKEETQQTKQLEVFQAHTAGCSVQVIRSQTSTTSSWHNSSGGSNAFQWPSSIFDKKDNQFDQLRLEHSPLDVSSQKSKATVGRSGSISTRRPPTRRPQAVTSQLPKIESIDSTDTMETSSSLNENVEESVSTNLNRLKSCSNDEIRSDINESEEPLDRSSRFRRSLQFAQSKNIESNHKVAGELENVLKKVLGKKLQAVDGDIVDEYSLIKPASPLKKPTFITVESLKKTKNNLRHLNEDKDKDDDGIETDVKPPGDSRSLDYRGSALTRTEEWYNRRKSYGFEKVTTSDHNGKYATDPSAMDSSTDSGICRSTENGLSNSSRQSSVDRESIADLVKKYSNKEINNNTQVHAYNTTVVAKGKILEAINSLRSKSSAYFDVVKPSDTISESTENDESEKEQVYMRRLSVGVDMAMDKNVNRDEVPKRHSIAVVSEVADKEPGIDKKNGNKKVEFCRTEVHFDATPGKINIVDMEDKPAPAQLYRPKKRYNRPPEKSSHGLPEYRFGDDVHSDVVLQINGTGNQNGGNSGNECPTTEDETTDNGSSMPKSILKRQQLQQQSQHQQQQQNTSDNSGGVASDNGIEVRISSTESTPVDCRRASWSVADRVKQVEAVGFSTRVNFTEGETTAVGFDPADPRKQRYSYNGSASPVWYQNNGNSPSATADTSAKCHEKLLVRIGGGACNGKPNGASAAADLCAFSRCFSDQTAGNHLPLSSASLVMNTKFRTTEQPSTYLEEMNTKVLGRFQKAVSTSWPRYGHKTYPTPATRKHNVLKSCADIKRDRAAKGMPDVIGALDDLSKSIDAQIVDRTSDRHHVTLIKVRQPCDEIHGRLEYAKDLMSTDETSEESLKADEEVRSYMAADCVHEDDRLPECKNLKKLISTVKKNITQSQCSQDNRLKKTDVKTYESTLVVPNVTSVLLNHEKQLEPERSQFQPVSVHTSQVTHVVKHQFDDSLQKQPSKRVPVKIVQDNRKCKPKTDAPVTKMCATVSLKQVPMTVQPKPVQCNENKKKSTEKKESIYGNIGYRANSLRVKDKPATNKQAQDLFSTGRDSWLNMPKDLGPKLNKSKATTYKSRVNRKETVDSEISVLEELNRAADEILKAVNGYTDDESQLPNDAEDNKTKTNLDHSEAKLKNKKKAARLLQRANSREALLHLDEVSSSDEDAADEVQRIKPKMQRKTKTQSQTTNNSVATKTTASFAKKIQSRTQNVTKTNLQHKVHPTYYGNVSSCTQAPMKFRNKPSESLAKQIVVDQKDTKGRYQCKITARTFNSKKLKGSVEENKNSIKGC from the exons GCACAATTCTAGT gGTGGTTCGAATGCATTCCAATGGCCGTCTTCGATATTCGACAAAAAAGACAATCAATTTGATCAATTACGT ctGGAACACAGTCCTTTAGACGTAAGTTCACAAAAAAGTAAAGCAACTGTAGGTCGTAGTGGATCAATAAGCACTAGACGACCACCTACTCGTAGACCACAAGCCGTTACATCGCAATTACCGAAAATAGAGAGTATTGACTCCACCGACACAATGGAAACGTCAAGTAGCCTAAACGAAAATGTCGAAGAATCGGTTTCAACAAACTTAAACCGGCTAAAAAGTTGTTCTAACGACGAAATACGAAGTGATATCAACGAATCCGAGGAACCACTGGATCGATCTTCCAGATTTCGGAGGTCGTTACAGTTTGCGCAGTCCAAAAACATAGAATCTAATCACAAAGTTGCTGGAGAGttagaaaatgtattgaaaaaggTTTTGGGTAAAAAATTGCAAGCAGTGGATGGGGATATCGTGGACGAGTATTCATTGATAAAACCAGCGTCTCCGTTAAAAAAACCTACTTTCATCACGGTAGAGAGTcttaagaaaacaaaaaataacttacgACACTTAAACGAGGACAAGGATAAAGACGACGATGGAATAGAGACAGACGTGAAACCCCCAGGAGACTCACGGAGCTTAGACTATAGGGGTTCAGCACTAACTCGCACTGAAGAGTGGTATAACAGACGCAAATCGTACGGATTCGAGAAAGTTACTACATCGGACCACAACGGTAAGTACGCCACAGATCCATCAGCAATGGATTCATCGACAGACAGTGGTATTTGCCGATCAACCGAAAATGGACTATCAAATTCAAGCAGGCAGTCGTCAGTCGATCGTGAATCTATCGCCGATCTAGTCAAAAAGTATTCAAACAAAGAAATTAACAACAACACTCAAGTACATGCCTACAACACTACTGTAGTCGCCAAAGGAAAGATTCTTGAAGCCATTAATAGCTTAAGGTCCAAATCGAGTGCTTATTTCGATGTCGTTAAACCTAGCGACACCATTTCGGAGTCCACGGAAAACGACGAGAGCGAAAAAGAAcag GTGTACATGAGACGACTATCGGTTGGTGTGGATATGGCAAtggataaaaatgttaatagagATGAAGTACCAAAACGCCATTCAATAGCAGTAGTAAGCGAAGTAGCAGACAAAGAACCTGGCATCGATAAGAAGAACGGCAACAAAAAAGTAGAGTTTTGCAGAACCGAAGTACACTTCGATGCGACTCCGGGTAAGATAAATATCGTTGACATGGAAGACAAACCCGCCCCGGCTCAACTGTATCGACCTAAAAAGAG GTACAACCGTCCACCCGAAAAAAGCAGCCATGGGCTTCCTGAATACCGTTTTGGGGATGACGTGCACAGTGACGTCGTCTTGCAGATCAATGGAACCGGAAACCAAAACGGCGGAAACAGCGGCAACGAGTGTCCAACAACGGAAGACGAGACTACAGATAACGGCAGCAGTATGCCAAAAAGCATACTGAAACGGCAACAACTACAGCAACAGTCGCAGCaccaacagcaacagcagaACACCTCCGATAATTCCGGTGGGGTCGCGTCCGACAACGGCATCGAAGTAAGGATCTCCTCGACGGAATCTACACCCGTAGACTGTAGACGAGCGTCCTGGTCCGTGGCCGACAGGGTGAAACAGGTAGAGGCCGTAGGATTCTCGACCCGAGTGAACTTCACCGAGGGCGAGACGACGGCTGTGGGCTTCGATCCGGCCGATCCTAGAAAACAGCGGTACTCATACAACGGATCGGCTTCACCGGTTTGGTACCAGAACAATGGCAACAGTCCGTCGGCCACCGCAG ATACTTCGGCGAAGTGCCACGAAAAACTGTTGGTGCGAATCGGCGGCGGTGCGTGCAACGGCAAACCAAACGGTGCGTCTGCCGCCGCTGACCTGTGCGCGTTCTCCCGGTGCTTCAGCGACCAGACGGCGGGCAATCACCTACCGCTGTCGTCCGCGTCGCTGGTGATGAACACCAAGTTCCGGACGACCGAACAGCCCAGCACGTACCTGGAGGAGATGAACACCAAGGTGCTGGGTCGGTTCCAAAAGGCCGTCAGCACGTCGTGGCCGCGGTACGGTCACAAGACCTACCCGACGCCGGCCACTAGAAAGCACAACGTGCTGAAGAGCTGCGCGGACATCAAACGCGACAGGGCCGCGAAAGGCATGCCGGACGTGATCGGCGCCTTAGATGACCTGAGCAAAAGCATCGATGCGCAGATCGTGGACCGCACCTCCGACCGGCACCACGTGACGCTGATCAAGGTGCGACAGCCGTGTGACGAAATCCACGGCCGGCTGGAATACGCCAAAGATCTCATGAGCACGGACGAGACTAGCGAGGAGAGTTTAAAGGCTGACGAGGAAGTGAGATCGTACATGGCCGCCGACTGCGTACACGAAGACGACCGGCTACCCGAGTgcaaaaatctcaaaaaactCATAtctactgtaaaaaaaaatatcacacaATCTCAATGTTCTCAAG ATAATCGTCTAAAAAAAACGGACGTAAAAACGTACGAATCGACATTAGTGGTGCCAAACGTCACTTCGGTGTTACTGAACCACGAAAAACAGTTGGAACCCGAACGCTCTCAGTTCCAACCGGTGAGCGTGCACACCTCGCAAGTGACACACGTTGTGAAACACCAGTTTGATGACTCGCTCCAAAAACAACCCAGCAAACGAGTACCGGTGAAAATCGTACAAGACAATCGCAAGTGCAAGCCAAAAACGGATGCACCCGTTACCAAAATGTGTGCCACCGTGTCTTTGAAACAG GTTCCTATGACAGTGCAGCCAAAACCGGTGCAGTGTAacgagaataaaaaaaaatccaccgAAAAAAAAGAGTCGATATACGGCAATATCGGCTACCGCGCCAACAGTCTCAGGGTCAAAGACAAGCCGGCCACAAACAAACAGGCGCAAGACTTGTTCAGCACGGGCAGGGACAGCTGGCTTAATATGCCCAAAGACTTAGGTCCCAAGCTCAATAAGTCCAAGGCTACCACTTACAAGAGTCGTGTCAACCGAAAGGAGACGGTGGACTCGGAGATTTCGGTATTGGAAGAACTGAACCGGGCCGCCGATGAGATACTGAAAGCCGTCAACGGGTACACCGACGATGAGTCTCAACTCCCAAACGATGCTGAAGACAATAAGACAAAGACGAATCTTGACCACTCGGAGGCGaaactcaaaaacaaaaagaaagCTGCTCGACTTTTACAGCGAGCAAACAGCAGAGAAGCGTTGTTACACCTGGACGAGGTCAGTTCGTCGGACGAGGACGCAGCAGATGAAGTTCAAAggataaaaccaaaaatgcaAAGGAAAACTAAGACCCAGTCACAGACTACCAACAACAGTGTCGCCACTAAGACCACAGCAAGTTTTGcgaaaaa aATCCAAAGTCGTACACAGAACGTAACGAAAACTAACTTACAACACAAAGTCCATCCAACATATTACGGAAACGTATCGAGTTGTACGCAGGCGCCGATGAAATTCCGGAACAAGCCTTCAGAATCTTTGGCGAAAC AAATCGTCGTAGATCAAAAGGACACTAAAGGAAGGTACCAGTGCAAGATAACGGCCAGAACTTTTAATTCTAA GAAACTCAAAGGTTCAGTCGAAGAAAACAAAAACTCTATCAAAggatgttaa
- the LOC114130224 gene encoding uncharacterized protein LOC114130224 isoform X2, which produces MEVIPLIRNSATGSEASKGDNGIKRHVQEWSRLDRLTGILEHARVEADQWTNHTANTKHKYGKVVDRRARNLADGSKEETQQTKQLEVFQAHTAGCSVQVIRSQTSTTSSWHNSSGGSNAFQWPSSIFDKKDNQFDQLRLEHSPLDVSSQKSKATVGRSGSISTRRPPTRRPQAVTSQLPKIESIDSTDTMETSSSLNENVEESVSTNLNRLKSCSNDEIRSDINESEEPLDRSSRFRRSLQFAQSKNIESNHKVAGELENVLKKVLGKKLQAVDGDIVDEYSLIKPASPLKKPTFITVESLKKTKNNLRHLNEDKDKDDDGIETDVKPPGDSRSLDYRGSALTRTEEWYNRRKSYGFEKVTTSDHNGKYATDPSAMDSSTDSGICRSTENGLSNSSRQSSVDRESIADLVKKYSNKEINNNTQVHAYNTTVVAKGKILEAINSLRSKSSAYFDVVKPSDTISESTENDESEKEQVYMRRLSVGVDMAMDKNVNRDEVPKRHSIAVVSEVADKEPGIDKKNGNKKVEFCRTEVHFDATPGKINIVDMEDKPAPAQLYRPKKRYNRPPEKSSHGLPEYRFGDDVHSDVVLQINGTGNQNGGNSGNECPTTEDETTDNGSSMPKSILKRQQLQQQSQHQQQQQNTSDNSGGVASDNGIEVRISSTESTPVDCRRASWSVADRVKQVEAVGFSTRVNFTEGETTAVGFDPADPRKQRYSYNGSASPVWYQNNGNSPSATADTSAKCHEKLLVRIGGGACNGKPNGASAAADLCAFSRCFSDQTAGNHLPLSSASLVMNTKFRTTEQPSTYLEEMNTKVLGRFQKAVSTSWPRYGHKTYPTPATRKHNVLKSCADIKRDRAAKGMPDVIGALDDLSKSIDAQIVDRTSDRHHVTLIKVRQPCDEIHGRLEYAKDLMSTDETSEESLKADEEVRSYMAADCVHEDDRLPECKNLKKLISTVKKNITQSQCSQDNRLKKTDVKTYESTLVVPNVTSVLLNHEKQLEPERSQFQPVSVHTSQVTHVVKHQFDDSLQKQPSKRVPVKIVQDNRKCKPKTDAPVTKMCATVSLKQVPMTVQPKPVQCNENKKKSTEKKESIYGNIGYRANSLRVKDKPATNKQAQDLFSTGRDSWLNMPKDLGPKLNKSKATTYKSRVNRKETVDSEISVLEELNRAADEILKAVNGYTDDESQLPNDAEDNKTKTNLDHSEAKLKNKKKAARLLQRANSREALLHLDEVSSSDEDAADEVQRIKPKMQRKTKTQSQTTNNSVATKTTASFAKKIQSRTQNVTKTNLQHKVHPTYYGNVSSCTQAPMKFRNKPSESLAKQIVVDQKDTKGRYQCKITARTFNSK; this is translated from the exons GCACAATTCTAGT gGTGGTTCGAATGCATTCCAATGGCCGTCTTCGATATTCGACAAAAAAGACAATCAATTTGATCAATTACGT ctGGAACACAGTCCTTTAGACGTAAGTTCACAAAAAAGTAAAGCAACTGTAGGTCGTAGTGGATCAATAAGCACTAGACGACCACCTACTCGTAGACCACAAGCCGTTACATCGCAATTACCGAAAATAGAGAGTATTGACTCCACCGACACAATGGAAACGTCAAGTAGCCTAAACGAAAATGTCGAAGAATCGGTTTCAACAAACTTAAACCGGCTAAAAAGTTGTTCTAACGACGAAATACGAAGTGATATCAACGAATCCGAGGAACCACTGGATCGATCTTCCAGATTTCGGAGGTCGTTACAGTTTGCGCAGTCCAAAAACATAGAATCTAATCACAAAGTTGCTGGAGAGttagaaaatgtattgaaaaaggTTTTGGGTAAAAAATTGCAAGCAGTGGATGGGGATATCGTGGACGAGTATTCATTGATAAAACCAGCGTCTCCGTTAAAAAAACCTACTTTCATCACGGTAGAGAGTcttaagaaaacaaaaaataacttacgACACTTAAACGAGGACAAGGATAAAGACGACGATGGAATAGAGACAGACGTGAAACCCCCAGGAGACTCACGGAGCTTAGACTATAGGGGTTCAGCACTAACTCGCACTGAAGAGTGGTATAACAGACGCAAATCGTACGGATTCGAGAAAGTTACTACATCGGACCACAACGGTAAGTACGCCACAGATCCATCAGCAATGGATTCATCGACAGACAGTGGTATTTGCCGATCAACCGAAAATGGACTATCAAATTCAAGCAGGCAGTCGTCAGTCGATCGTGAATCTATCGCCGATCTAGTCAAAAAGTATTCAAACAAAGAAATTAACAACAACACTCAAGTACATGCCTACAACACTACTGTAGTCGCCAAAGGAAAGATTCTTGAAGCCATTAATAGCTTAAGGTCCAAATCGAGTGCTTATTTCGATGTCGTTAAACCTAGCGACACCATTTCGGAGTCCACGGAAAACGACGAGAGCGAAAAAGAAcag GTGTACATGAGACGACTATCGGTTGGTGTGGATATGGCAAtggataaaaatgttaatagagATGAAGTACCAAAACGCCATTCAATAGCAGTAGTAAGCGAAGTAGCAGACAAAGAACCTGGCATCGATAAGAAGAACGGCAACAAAAAAGTAGAGTTTTGCAGAACCGAAGTACACTTCGATGCGACTCCGGGTAAGATAAATATCGTTGACATGGAAGACAAACCCGCCCCGGCTCAACTGTATCGACCTAAAAAGAG GTACAACCGTCCACCCGAAAAAAGCAGCCATGGGCTTCCTGAATACCGTTTTGGGGATGACGTGCACAGTGACGTCGTCTTGCAGATCAATGGAACCGGAAACCAAAACGGCGGAAACAGCGGCAACGAGTGTCCAACAACGGAAGACGAGACTACAGATAACGGCAGCAGTATGCCAAAAAGCATACTGAAACGGCAACAACTACAGCAACAGTCGCAGCaccaacagcaacagcagaACACCTCCGATAATTCCGGTGGGGTCGCGTCCGACAACGGCATCGAAGTAAGGATCTCCTCGACGGAATCTACACCCGTAGACTGTAGACGAGCGTCCTGGTCCGTGGCCGACAGGGTGAAACAGGTAGAGGCCGTAGGATTCTCGACCCGAGTGAACTTCACCGAGGGCGAGACGACGGCTGTGGGCTTCGATCCGGCCGATCCTAGAAAACAGCGGTACTCATACAACGGATCGGCTTCACCGGTTTGGTACCAGAACAATGGCAACAGTCCGTCGGCCACCGCAG ATACTTCGGCGAAGTGCCACGAAAAACTGTTGGTGCGAATCGGCGGCGGTGCGTGCAACGGCAAACCAAACGGTGCGTCTGCCGCCGCTGACCTGTGCGCGTTCTCCCGGTGCTTCAGCGACCAGACGGCGGGCAATCACCTACCGCTGTCGTCCGCGTCGCTGGTGATGAACACCAAGTTCCGGACGACCGAACAGCCCAGCACGTACCTGGAGGAGATGAACACCAAGGTGCTGGGTCGGTTCCAAAAGGCCGTCAGCACGTCGTGGCCGCGGTACGGTCACAAGACCTACCCGACGCCGGCCACTAGAAAGCACAACGTGCTGAAGAGCTGCGCGGACATCAAACGCGACAGGGCCGCGAAAGGCATGCCGGACGTGATCGGCGCCTTAGATGACCTGAGCAAAAGCATCGATGCGCAGATCGTGGACCGCACCTCCGACCGGCACCACGTGACGCTGATCAAGGTGCGACAGCCGTGTGACGAAATCCACGGCCGGCTGGAATACGCCAAAGATCTCATGAGCACGGACGAGACTAGCGAGGAGAGTTTAAAGGCTGACGAGGAAGTGAGATCGTACATGGCCGCCGACTGCGTACACGAAGACGACCGGCTACCCGAGTgcaaaaatctcaaaaaactCATAtctactgtaaaaaaaaatatcacacaATCTCAATGTTCTCAAG ATAATCGTCTAAAAAAAACGGACGTAAAAACGTACGAATCGACATTAGTGGTGCCAAACGTCACTTCGGTGTTACTGAACCACGAAAAACAGTTGGAACCCGAACGCTCTCAGTTCCAACCGGTGAGCGTGCACACCTCGCAAGTGACACACGTTGTGAAACACCAGTTTGATGACTCGCTCCAAAAACAACCCAGCAAACGAGTACCGGTGAAAATCGTACAAGACAATCGCAAGTGCAAGCCAAAAACGGATGCACCCGTTACCAAAATGTGTGCCACCGTGTCTTTGAAACAG GTTCCTATGACAGTGCAGCCAAAACCGGTGCAGTGTAacgagaataaaaaaaaatccaccgAAAAAAAAGAGTCGATATACGGCAATATCGGCTACCGCGCCAACAGTCTCAGGGTCAAAGACAAGCCGGCCACAAACAAACAGGCGCAAGACTTGTTCAGCACGGGCAGGGACAGCTGGCTTAATATGCCCAAAGACTTAGGTCCCAAGCTCAATAAGTCCAAGGCTACCACTTACAAGAGTCGTGTCAACCGAAAGGAGACGGTGGACTCGGAGATTTCGGTATTGGAAGAACTGAACCGGGCCGCCGATGAGATACTGAAAGCCGTCAACGGGTACACCGACGATGAGTCTCAACTCCCAAACGATGCTGAAGACAATAAGACAAAGACGAATCTTGACCACTCGGAGGCGaaactcaaaaacaaaaagaaagCTGCTCGACTTTTACAGCGAGCAAACAGCAGAGAAGCGTTGTTACACCTGGACGAGGTCAGTTCGTCGGACGAGGACGCAGCAGATGAAGTTCAAAggataaaaccaaaaatgcaAAGGAAAACTAAGACCCAGTCACAGACTACCAACAACAGTGTCGCCACTAAGACCACAGCAAGTTTTGcgaaaaa aATCCAAAGTCGTACACAGAACGTAACGAAAACTAACTTACAACACAAAGTCCATCCAACATATTACGGAAACGTATCGAGTTGTACGCAGGCGCCGATGAAATTCCGGAACAAGCCTTCAGAATCTTTGGCGAAAC AAATCGTCGTAGATCAAAAGGACACTAAAGGAAGGTACCAGTGCAAGATAACGGCCAGAACTTTTAATTCTAAGTAG
- the LOC114130224 gene encoding uncharacterized protein LOC114130224 isoform X3, which translates to MEVIPLIRNSATGSEASKGDNGIKRHVQEWSRLDRLTGILEHARVEADQWTNHTANTKHKYGKVVDRRARNLADGSKEETQQTKQLEVFQAHTAGCSVQVIRSQTSTTSSWHNSSGGSNAFQWPSSIFDKKDNQFDQLRLEHSPLDVSSQKSKATVGRSGSISTRRPPTRRPQAVTSQLPKIESIDSTDTMETSSSLNENVEESVSTNLNRLKSCSNDEIRSDINESEEPLDRSSRFRRSLQFAQSKNIESNHKVAGELENVLKKVLGKKLQAVDGDIVDEYSLIKPASPLKKPTFITVESLKKTKNNLRHLNEDKDKDDDGIETDVKPPGDSRSLDYRGSALTRTEEWYNRRKSYGFEKVTTSDHNGKYATDPSAMDSSTDSGICRSTENGLSNSSRQSSVDRESIADLVKKYSNKEINNNTQVHAYNTTVVAKGKILEAINSLRSKSSAYFDVVKPSDTISESTENDESEKEQVYMRRLSVGVDMAMDKNVNRDEVPKRHSIAVVSEVADKEPGIDKKNGNKKVEFCRTEVHFDATPGKINIVDMEDKPAPAQLYRPKKRYNRPPEKSSHGLPEYRFGDDVHSDVVLQINGTGNQNGGNSGNECPTTEDETTDNGSSMPKSILKRQQLQQQSQHQQQQQNTSDNSGGVASDNGIEVRISSTESTPVDCRRASWSVADRVKQVEAVGFSTRVNFTEGETTAVGFDPADPRKQRYSYNGSASPVWYQNNGNSPSATADNRLKKTDVKTYESTLVVPNVTSVLLNHEKQLEPERSQFQPVSVHTSQVTHVVKHQFDDSLQKQPSKRVPVKIVQDNRKCKPKTDAPVTKMCATVSLKQVPMTVQPKPVQCNENKKKSTEKKESIYGNIGYRANSLRVKDKPATNKQAQDLFSTGRDSWLNMPKDLGPKLNKSKATTYKSRVNRKETVDSEISVLEELNRAADEILKAVNGYTDDESQLPNDAEDNKTKTNLDHSEAKLKNKKKAARLLQRANSREALLHLDEVSSSDEDAADEVQRIKPKMQRKTKTQSQTTNNSVATKTTASFAKKIQSRTQNVTKTNLQHKVHPTYYGNVSSCTQAPMKFRNKPSESLAKQIVVDQKDTKGRYQCKITARTFNSKKLKGSVEENKNSIKGC; encoded by the exons GCACAATTCTAGT gGTGGTTCGAATGCATTCCAATGGCCGTCTTCGATATTCGACAAAAAAGACAATCAATTTGATCAATTACGT ctGGAACACAGTCCTTTAGACGTAAGTTCACAAAAAAGTAAAGCAACTGTAGGTCGTAGTGGATCAATAAGCACTAGACGACCACCTACTCGTAGACCACAAGCCGTTACATCGCAATTACCGAAAATAGAGAGTATTGACTCCACCGACACAATGGAAACGTCAAGTAGCCTAAACGAAAATGTCGAAGAATCGGTTTCAACAAACTTAAACCGGCTAAAAAGTTGTTCTAACGACGAAATACGAAGTGATATCAACGAATCCGAGGAACCACTGGATCGATCTTCCAGATTTCGGAGGTCGTTACAGTTTGCGCAGTCCAAAAACATAGAATCTAATCACAAAGTTGCTGGAGAGttagaaaatgtattgaaaaaggTTTTGGGTAAAAAATTGCAAGCAGTGGATGGGGATATCGTGGACGAGTATTCATTGATAAAACCAGCGTCTCCGTTAAAAAAACCTACTTTCATCACGGTAGAGAGTcttaagaaaacaaaaaataacttacgACACTTAAACGAGGACAAGGATAAAGACGACGATGGAATAGAGACAGACGTGAAACCCCCAGGAGACTCACGGAGCTTAGACTATAGGGGTTCAGCACTAACTCGCACTGAAGAGTGGTATAACAGACGCAAATCGTACGGATTCGAGAAAGTTACTACATCGGACCACAACGGTAAGTACGCCACAGATCCATCAGCAATGGATTCATCGACAGACAGTGGTATTTGCCGATCAACCGAAAATGGACTATCAAATTCAAGCAGGCAGTCGTCAGTCGATCGTGAATCTATCGCCGATCTAGTCAAAAAGTATTCAAACAAAGAAATTAACAACAACACTCAAGTACATGCCTACAACACTACTGTAGTCGCCAAAGGAAAGATTCTTGAAGCCATTAATAGCTTAAGGTCCAAATCGAGTGCTTATTTCGATGTCGTTAAACCTAGCGACACCATTTCGGAGTCCACGGAAAACGACGAGAGCGAAAAAGAAcag GTGTACATGAGACGACTATCGGTTGGTGTGGATATGGCAAtggataaaaatgttaatagagATGAAGTACCAAAACGCCATTCAATAGCAGTAGTAAGCGAAGTAGCAGACAAAGAACCTGGCATCGATAAGAAGAACGGCAACAAAAAAGTAGAGTTTTGCAGAACCGAAGTACACTTCGATGCGACTCCGGGTAAGATAAATATCGTTGACATGGAAGACAAACCCGCCCCGGCTCAACTGTATCGACCTAAAAAGAG GTACAACCGTCCACCCGAAAAAAGCAGCCATGGGCTTCCTGAATACCGTTTTGGGGATGACGTGCACAGTGACGTCGTCTTGCAGATCAATGGAACCGGAAACCAAAACGGCGGAAACAGCGGCAACGAGTGTCCAACAACGGAAGACGAGACTACAGATAACGGCAGCAGTATGCCAAAAAGCATACTGAAACGGCAACAACTACAGCAACAGTCGCAGCaccaacagcaacagcagaACACCTCCGATAATTCCGGTGGGGTCGCGTCCGACAACGGCATCGAAGTAAGGATCTCCTCGACGGAATCTACACCCGTAGACTGTAGACGAGCGTCCTGGTCCGTGGCCGACAGGGTGAAACAGGTAGAGGCCGTAGGATTCTCGACCCGAGTGAACTTCACCGAGGGCGAGACGACGGCTGTGGGCTTCGATCCGGCCGATCCTAGAAAACAGCGGTACTCATACAACGGATCGGCTTCACCGGTTTGGTACCAGAACAATGGCAACAGTCCGTCGGCCACCGCAG ATAATCGTCTAAAAAAAACGGACGTAAAAACGTACGAATCGACATTAGTGGTGCCAAACGTCACTTCGGTGTTACTGAACCACGAAAAACAGTTGGAACCCGAACGCTCTCAGTTCCAACCGGTGAGCGTGCACACCTCGCAAGTGACACACGTTGTGAAACACCAGTTTGATGACTCGCTCCAAAAACAACCCAGCAAACGAGTACCGGTGAAAATCGTACAAGACAATCGCAAGTGCAAGCCAAAAACGGATGCACCCGTTACCAAAATGTGTGCCACCGTGTCTTTGAAACAG GTTCCTATGACAGTGCAGCCAAAACCGGTGCAGTGTAacgagaataaaaaaaaatccaccgAAAAAAAAGAGTCGATATACGGCAATATCGGCTACCGCGCCAACAGTCTCAGGGTCAAAGACAAGCCGGCCACAAACAAACAGGCGCAAGACTTGTTCAGCACGGGCAGGGACAGCTGGCTTAATATGCCCAAAGACTTAGGTCCCAAGCTCAATAAGTCCAAGGCTACCACTTACAAGAGTCGTGTCAACCGAAAGGAGACGGTGGACTCGGAGATTTCGGTATTGGAAGAACTGAACCGGGCCGCCGATGAGATACTGAAAGCCGTCAACGGGTACACCGACGATGAGTCTCAACTCCCAAACGATGCTGAAGACAATAAGACAAAGACGAATCTTGACCACTCGGAGGCGaaactcaaaaacaaaaagaaagCTGCTCGACTTTTACAGCGAGCAAACAGCAGAGAAGCGTTGTTACACCTGGACGAGGTCAGTTCGTCGGACGAGGACGCAGCAGATGAAGTTCAAAggataaaaccaaaaatgcaAAGGAAAACTAAGACCCAGTCACAGACTACCAACAACAGTGTCGCCACTAAGACCACAGCAAGTTTTGcgaaaaa aATCCAAAGTCGTACACAGAACGTAACGAAAACTAACTTACAACACAAAGTCCATCCAACATATTACGGAAACGTATCGAGTTGTACGCAGGCGCCGATGAAATTCCGGAACAAGCCTTCAGAATCTTTGGCGAAAC AAATCGTCGTAGATCAAAAGGACACTAAAGGAAGGTACCAGTGCAAGATAACGGCCAGAACTTTTAATTCTAA GAAACTCAAAGGTTCAGTCGAAGAAAACAAAAACTCTATCAAAggatgttaa